In Paenibacillus ihbetae, the following are encoded in one genomic region:
- a CDS encoding zinc-binding dehydrogenase, whose protein sequence is MKAVIHHGSSGLNGLRVRDVEMKQPGLGEVRVRLKAAGLNHRDLFLMEGRQAADRPLILGSDGAGIIDEVGEGVSDLTIGTEVIIHPTIGWERTQEVPEVPEILGGPMDGTFAETAVIPAGNAFRKPLYLSWEEAGVLPLSALTAYRALFTRAQIKAGEHVLIPGIGGGVATYAMLMAQAAGAVVSVTSRSEAKLVEARRNSLHRAFSSDGDWNEELEGEKVDVILDSIGPATFSQYLKVIKPNGRIISFGASSGDTVEVPLRALFFPQLSWIGTSMGSREEFAEMLQFMDKHRIRPLIDRMYAIDETRSAFQRMMAGEQFGNIGLLFG, encoded by the coding sequence ATGAAAGCAGTTATTCATCATGGCTCAAGCGGCCTGAACGGACTTCGGGTCCGTGATGTGGAAATGAAACAACCGGGGCTAGGTGAAGTTAGAGTCCGCTTGAAGGCGGCTGGTCTCAATCACCGCGATTTATTTTTAATGGAGGGAAGGCAGGCAGCGGACAGGCCGCTCATTCTAGGTTCAGACGGGGCAGGGATCATTGATGAAGTGGGTGAGGGAGTTAGCGATCTCACTATCGGCACCGAGGTTATCATCCATCCGACGATCGGCTGGGAGCGGACCCAAGAGGTCCCGGAGGTACCGGAGATTTTGGGAGGACCGATGGACGGCACGTTTGCCGAGACGGCAGTGATCCCGGCGGGCAATGCCTTCAGAAAGCCATTATATCTGAGTTGGGAGGAAGCGGGAGTACTTCCTTTGTCGGCTCTGACAGCCTACCGTGCGCTGTTTACAAGGGCCCAAATCAAGGCAGGCGAGCATGTGCTCATTCCGGGCATAGGAGGCGGGGTTGCAACCTATGCTATGCTTATGGCCCAAGCTGCGGGGGCTGTCGTGAGTGTTACATCCCGCAGTGAAGCCAAGCTTGTTGAAGCTCGTAGGAATTCTTTACATAGGGCTTTTTCAAGCGACGGGGATTGGAACGAAGAGCTGGAAGGGGAGAAGGTGGACGTGATCCTGGATAGCATCGGTCCGGCTACCTTTTCCCAGTACTTAAAGGTGATTAAGCCCAATGGGCGGATTATCAGTTTCGGGGCCAGCTCCGGCGATACGGTAGAGGTGCCGCTTAGGGCTTTGTTTTTTCCTCAGCTGTCCTGGATCGGTACATCGATGGGGAGCAGGGAGGAGTTTGCTGAGATGCTTCAGTTCATGGACAAGCACAGGATTCGTCCGCTGATCGACCGTATGTACGCGATAGATGAGACACGAAGCGCGTTTCAGCGAATGATGGCGGGCGAGCAGTTTGGCAATATCGGTTTGCTCTTCGGATAA